The Microlunatus antarcticus DNA segment CACCTGGCCCGTGCCCGCGTCCCACGCGTACACGGTGATGTCCCCGGCGGCTGCGTTCACCTGCCAGGAGATCGTGTCGGCAGCGTCCGCCCAGCGGGGCAGGGCCGCGTCGCAGACGACCCGGGCGTGCTGCAGGTCCACCGGCCGGTGCCCGGCCACGTCGTACAGCCGGAGGTCGCAGCGGTCACCGGCGTGAGCGAGATAGGCGTAGTACCCACCGCCGGGGCTGAAGCCCGGGCGCCCGTCGGCCACCGCTAGGCCCAGGTCGGCGACGACCCGGCCGACACCCACCTCCGGGGCCGGGGCGGCCGCCGCGGTCGGGGTGAGGCCGAGCCACACCGCCGGGCCGCAGAGCACCAGGGCCACCGTCCAGCGCCACCATCTCGTCATGGTCGGTCGTCCTCGGGGAGAGTCTGGACGCGCGCGGGGACGCGGTGCTCTCATCGTGCTCTCAGGCCGGAGGGCCGTCAACGGGTCGGGCTGGTCTGTCACTCCCGTGGGAGTCGGACGGCCAGCAGAACGCCCGGCTCCGGTCGGCTACGTCCCGACCTCGACCCGGTAGCTGCGGGTGTCGCTCTGCGCACCTGTCAAGTAGTTGACGGCCCACACGTCCACGTCGCGCACCTCGGTGCGGGGCGAGGTCGGCGCGTAGGTGCACCTTGCCTGCGTGGCACCGGCGGCGAGCCGCTGCCGGTCGCAGGTCCAGCCCACCGCCGCCGACCTCACCGGCACGCCCGCGGCCGTGCGCCAGCGGAAGTACAGGTTCACCGGGGTCCCCTGCAGATCGGAGGCGCCGATCTGCAGCTGTGCTCGTTGACCGGGCACCACGCGGAAGGTCGACCCGTTCGCCGGGGTCGCCGCGCTCCAGCGCGGCTGGTCGTCGACGTCGGGCACCGGGGTCGGGTCGACGAGCAGCACCCGCTCGGAGGTCCCCGTGTCGTCCGTGCGGACCGCGAGCACGTCCGGCCCGGCGGGCGCCCACTCGAGCGGCTCGCCGGTCATCGGTACCAGGACGTGCCGCCGCAGGTCGACGAGGTAGGGGTCGCCCAGGCTCAGCTGGTGGGGGTGCGTCACGTAGACGTTCTTGAACCGGCCCGAGGACGAGGAGGAGGGACCGAGCTCCGGTGCCAAGGCGAGGTAACAGCTCTGGAGCCCCGGCGGGCCGTACAGGCTCACCGTGTTGGTGATCGGCGACCACTGCCGCAGCGAGGAGCACCCGCCCGGCCCCGTCGCGAGGTAGGAGGCGCTGTCGGCGGTCCAGGCGTTGCCGCTGAGGCGCTGGTCGTGCGAGCTGCGGAACGTGGCCGGTTGCGACCGGCCGGTCGTGACGTCGTAGGAGCGGTAGGCGTCCGGCGCCGTGTCCTGGTAGAGGACGAACCTCCCGTCCGGGGACGGGCGAGGGGGCTCCGTGGACGCGATCGTGTGGAGGCTGCCGGTCCGGCGGTCCCACAGCACGCCGCCCACCTTCGTCTGGGCGAGCAGCCGGTCGGCGGTGGAGCCGAGGAAGTAGGCGTACGAGATGTTGCCCGTCCCCCGGGGTATCGGGGTCAGCGCGTCGTCGGTGTAGTCGTACACCACGCTGAAGGCCACCGTCCCCGCACCGCCCAGCAGGGCCGTCCCGTCGCCGGACCACGACCAGCCGTGGGAGTCGGGGCTCACGGCGCCGCAGGAGCTTCCCGAACCGAAGCAGGACCCGAACCCGCTGCTGGCGGGGACGTGCGTCGAGGCCACGAAGTGATGTCCTACCGGCGCCCACGACCGGAACGTGACGGAGAGGCCGGCGTGCGACAGCGGCAGGCTGACCCCGGTCGTCCGGTCGAACACGTACCAGTTCAGGCCGTAGTCACCCGCGACGGGGGAAGGGTGGCTGTCCGAGCTGCCGGCGAAGGCCAGGTAGCGGCCGTCGGCAGACAGGTTCAGTGCGACCTGCACCTGGGCGTCGGTTGCCAGCTGGGACACCTGCGCGGAAGCGGCGTCCCACGCCCAGGCCGTGAGGTCGGGGCGAGCGATGCCCACCTGCCACCACAAGGTGTCGGCGTGCGCGGCCCAACGGGGGAGGAAGCACGCGTCCAGCGTGTGCGTCAGGGGGACCTGCGCCCGCGCCTGCAGGTCGTACACGTGGACGGCGCACCCGCCGTCGGGGAGACGTACGAGGTAGCCGTAGTAGCGACCGTCGAAGCTGAAGCCCGACTTCCCCTCGGCCGGGACGACGACCCCGAGGTCGGCGATCACGCGACCCAGCCCGGCCGAAGGCGTGTCGGCCCGAGCATCGGGGACTGGAGCGAGGACCGCCCCCGCGCCGCACAGCAGGAGGGCCGCGGCCCACGCGAGCATCCAACGCAGCCATCGGGTCACGGCAGCCGTCCCAGGAGAAGAACCACGCCGGGCTACGTAGTCGGTTCATCCTGCGCCCGCCCGGACCCGCCGTCAACGGGCCGAGCCCGACTCAGGTCAGCCGGTGCACCGCGGCGTCGACGCGCTCGTCGGTCGCGGTGAGCGCGAACCGCACGTGCTGGCGTGCCGCCGCCCCGTAGAAGTCGCCGGGGGCGACGAGGATGCCCCGTTCGGCGAGCCAGGCGAGCGTTGTCCGGCTGTCCTCACCGCGCGTGGCCCAGAGGTAGAGGCCGGCCTCGGAGTGGTCGATCCGGAACCCG contains these protein-coding regions:
- a CDS encoding TolB family protein, which produces MTRWLRWMLAWAAALLLCGAGAVLAPVPDARADTPSAGLGRVIADLGVVVPAEGKSGFSFDGRYYGYLVRLPDGGCAVHVYDLQARAQVPLTHTLDACFLPRWAAHADTLWWQVGIARPDLTAWAWDAASAQVSQLATDAQVQVALNLSADGRYLAFAGSSDSHPSPVAGDYGLNWYVFDRTTGVSLPLSHAGLSVTFRSWAPVGHHFVASTHVPASSGFGSCFGSGSSCGAVSPDSHGWSWSGDGTALLGGAGTVAFSVVYDYTDDALTPIPRGTGNISYAYFLGSTADRLLAQTKVGGVLWDRRTGSLHTIASTEPPRPSPDGRFVLYQDTAPDAYRSYDVTTGRSQPATFRSSHDQRLSGNAWTADSASYLATGPGGCSSLRQWSPITNTVSLYGPPGLQSCYLALAPELGPSSSSSGRFKNVYVTHPHQLSLGDPYLVDLRRHVLVPMTGEPLEWAPAGPDVLAVRTDDTGTSERVLLVDPTPVPDVDDQPRWSAATPANGSTFRVVPGQRAQLQIGASDLQGTPVNLYFRWRTAAGVPVRSAAVGWTCDRQRLAAGATQARCTYAPTSPRTEVRDVDVWAVNYLTGAQSDTRSYRVEVGT